Within the Gossypium raimondii isolate GPD5lz chromosome 12, ASM2569854v1, whole genome shotgun sequence genome, the region ATTCTAAGCATCattgatgaagaagaaaaaaccaATGGTAGTTTCCATTATTCCAAGTCCCAAAGAATTTACGTTAAGAGAATACTTACACAATCTCAGTGTATTTAATCCTCCAGGCAGGGAAACCTAAGTGACACCTGGCAGGTCCATATACTAATAAAAGATCCGGTTCTGGCCCTCCGCTCCCTAACAGAAAAGATGAAGTTCCAAAagttaaattaacaaatagTAAAAAGAACTGGTAATAACACCTAAAGTTCACCAACTTGATcagacaaaagaaacaaaccaaCGGTTTTGAGTGCCTCGCTCATTTGAGATTCAGTGAAAATTTTCTCTTTCTGATTTTGGTCAGTCACACCTGATTTTGAGTACTTCATAAAAAGTACATTGGCTGCTTTGGCAACTGCTTCTTTCCCATCAGAAAATGACACAAACTCCAGAGTCATATGTTGTTGGTCTAATAGCACATTATTTTCATGAGCATCCTGCATAGCATATATGGAAGGTTGCCAGTAGCTTAGTACCTTTAGTAACATCACATCAAAATAGTAATCAATAGCTTCACACCAGTTTGGAGCCAAGCAAACAAAAGGTATAAGGAATAGCTCTAGGCTGTAAATTTTTCGGAAAGAAACCTAGGAGTGCAAGAGTATAAAAGCAGTCAACAATGAGACCAATACAAATGTTACAAATATGCATCAAGCTTTTATAGGAGGTTCAAGATTGTGCGTGAAGTTGACATTAGTAACATAACCACAACTTTTTGGCTGCTTGGTATCATAAAGAACCCTTGAGTATCAAAGATCAATCTGCTGTTACAAAACATGGAAGTTTGTCTTGGCAACTGATCAgcaatttggttaatttataTCAAGTAAACGATGTTAATAAGTCATGGTAAACTACATAAAAGAGTGGTTCAACCTTATGCAGAGAGATAGTACCTGAAACCATATTGCACCATCCAAGTTTTCCAAGATGAAGTCCTTTGATTTCTTCAGTATTCCTAGAACAACAGAATGTTACAACAACACTATTGCATAAACATAAAAACCGCGGGTATATCATTCACCTAATGAACCTAGCGACAATGAGAAACCGGAACTCCTACCTTCCTTATCATAAAGGCAAACATGTTTGACACCAACAGCTTCCAGCCATTGCAAAAGCTcgataatttttgaagtttgataaGCTTCTTCGCTTTCTATCACAATAGCCAGATAGCGGAGCTTGGCTATATGGAGGGATTTGTATCTACCCAGCAGTCCCGAAGAGATAAGATAGCTTTCAAGCACATTAGCAATATCCAATGTAAAGTTGCATATGCTGATAATAGAATGTACGAGATGCCACAATGATAGAAGGAGAAGATTTCCGATCTGCGCAAAACCTTAAACGATGAAtatctaattcaattcaattcaaggaaaataaatgacatTAAAACAACACCAGCACATCAGCCATGATAACTTGACAGAAAACTTTCATCTCCAGTACTCTTTAAAGTCCTTTGTTACACACTAAAATAATTGTTAAcacctcccccccccccccaaaaaaaaaggtaaaacaatTGATAACGGATCACAATTCAAAGCGTTGAATAGCTATCCATAGAAAATTGAACAGTGAAAAGGGACATCAAAAGTAAAGCTagtaataaaagtaaaagaaacaaacatCAAGTACTTGAGCAGAACAGCGATGCAACACCCTTGATTCATTGCTGAAATCCATTAAtcttagaaagaaaaagaaacctaATTAGTAAtcaaaggaaaatatatatactttgaaGGGAACAATGAGTTACGAAAGTGGAATCAAACAAGGTTCTAACATTTAAACCAAGTCGGCGAAGGATAGCGCTCTTGTTGTTGAGTGGAACCGAAGCTTGGAGCGAAAGGAAATTTATCCAAATCAAAAGCTTTGCAAGAGAAGAGAGAGTGGGAAAGACCcgaaaaaaaagaggaaaaagggCATGTTTTGAAGATTAAAGATATAGGAAAAGAAGGAAGAAAGTGAAAATTACGCAACTCAGTGAAGACACAACTGAAAATTGTATAACGTTTTTGTTTCCGTTTCCTCAGTCGCCCCCAACGTCTTCTACTGCAACTGTAAAATATCTATTTACTGTACGTAAAAGGCATTCCTTCTTCACACGTGccaaattcttatatttttataatttttatattatttattaaggcTTTTACTAGATTAATATCACCCTCGATCAGTTATCAATccgattaataaaattaagaaatactctttcataactaaaataaattacaccattcaatattttagtttttcattttaacaaaaacaattaaaatatgcatatagtgagatttgaacccacgttaattggattaataaaatcttaaattaaaaaagtaatattattagaggaatttaaaattttcactctaaaaactaataaaaatataaatatggtaTGATTTAAACCCGTACCAATAGCATTAGAAAAGCCTTTAATTAACCACTCActaaatctttattttaattgtagtgcatttagtattatttatttaatgtgtttatgtgtttaaatgtcgttttactcataatttaatttaatttttattttaatataatacatatttcatatgctattatgattaattaattttaaaccatacgttttattatttattgtatgctattttaaacacatttatattttaaatctataattttcaCATGCATACCGTGTAATAATATTTCTAGTATTAATTAATCCGTgtaatttaatatcattaaactattcaaaaaatttgttTGTTAAAAGGTGACACTgatcttcttttccttttcaccttataaaaatagttatatttcgTTTTTGGTCAttctattatgtttaaattttaattttaattttaattttaacataatttaatttctataattttataatgttatgagttagttcaaataattaataattaattattttaattaaattttgatataattttttataaaaaaacattattctaACGGAAAGAAGTTGTTTTGAgttagaataaatgttttaataaatcaacaTCAATTGTCAAAATCATCGAGAGAGTGataattatttagattaactaatgatatcataataataatataatataaaattttaataaatattttaatatttttaataattttatatttttaaagatattaatttctgttgtatgaaaatattaattttttaattatttattaatatgatataaaataaaataatgctaCATCACCACATCTTTACTCGTGGCACCACATGTAAAAAAAAGTTTCATACGCACGTGAGCCGTGATAGAAAACGAGAAACCGTTTTATGCCCGCGTGAAACGTGAGGAAGGTTCTAACAGGCAAATTATCGAACACATGATAGGCTTTAATCGAGTGGATCCCCAAACTCAAAAAACCTTTCTCTATCTGAATTTGCAACCAAATCTGCTTTACCGAAAGCTAAAAGGGAACCTAGGAATGGAGAGAAATGGTTTCATGCGGCAGCAATTAGAATGTGGAAGTCAATTAGTCAAGCGGGACAACAACAATGGACATTTTAGTAGAAGTTAGATTTGTTTGAAATAAAGGTGTGTTTTCGTCTCAGTGTTTTGATCTTAATTTTGCAGTCTTTAGTGTTGACGTTTCAGTTTTGAAACCAATGATTTATTCTATCTTCAAAAACCAAGTCTTCATTAGAAATGGCTCTTGGATTCCACCAACTTGTGCTAAGAATGCGAGTTTTCTTCGAATAATTTCAGCGTTAGTTGTTAGATATGAATCTGGAATCGCAGAAAGTAGACACTGGTTTAAGACTTCTTACCTCATAAACACAATTGGGCTGTCCCGCAATCTGCTGTATCAGTGTCTAAGAAGCTCCATTTTGAGACCTCTAAACAACCAGACACTGTGATTTCCTTCTTAGAAAAACATGGCTTTTCAAAAGCCCAGATAAGAAACATCATTCAGAGATGGCCTGAATCTCTTTTGTGCAACCCTGAGAAAAACCTTTTGCCCAAACTTCAATTCTTTTACTCCAGAAGGATTTCACGTTTTCAACTTTTAAGAATCTTGGCTGTAAACCCAAGTGTCTTCAGAACTAGTTTGATAACTCCATCATCCCAAACTTCAACTCCTTCAAGGAATTCACTGGATGCGACGATGATCAGGTGCTTTTAGCATACAAGAACGATTCTATCATCCTTACGCGTAAATTTCAATCCGTTTTTGCTCCTAATCTTGCAATCTTGAAAGAATCCGGCGTGCCTGAATCAACTATTATTGTTGAACTTGTCCTTCACCCAAGAATCTTTTCAGTCAAGCCTGATAAGTTCAGAGGAATAGTTGAAGAAGTAAAGAAACTGGGATTTGATCCTTCAAAACGTAGTTTCCTTACAGCTGTTCAAGCATTCTTACAGCTTAGCAAATCGACATGGGAAAGGAAGATCGATCTTCTTAAACAATGGGGTTGGTCTAATGAAGAAGTTGTTTCAGCTTTCGAGAAGTATCCGAAAACCATGATGTTTTCAGAGCAGAAGATCAGTGCGATAATGAGCCTTTTTGTCGACAAAATGGGATGGAAATCGTCGTACATTGCTAAGCGTCCGGTTCTTCTTGCGTATAACTTGGAGAGGAGAATTATCCCCAGGTGTTTGGTTCTTCAAGCTTTGTTATCCAAAGGTTTGATCCAGAAATTCAGTCTTAATTTTCTGGTGGAGTCTACTGAAAAGAAATTCCTTCAAAGGTTTGTCATCCCTTATAAAGATCCTTATTTACTGAAACCATATGAGCAAAAGTTAGGCCTTCCAGAATAAATAGCATGATTGTATGTCACTCCGACTTGTATGTATCAAACTCCACTATAATTAGATATTTCTACATTTTTTCATGCACATGAACACTGATAGGAATAGTTTAGATGCTAAAACTGCCGTGATTGTTTGAAGGTTGAGTTTTTCTCCATCCTCTtcatttgtctttttattttcatctgtcttaaatttgtatattattggTTTCGCTTCcaacttacaaaaaaaaaaatttatttaatctcgCTTTCAACACgtcaagaaataattaatttttaaaaattaaaaatattttttataattttaaaattttattttttaaataaattgtatatttttatgaattttttaattttaaaaaattaattaattgttgatgtgataattaactttatttttctataatttgacaaataacacaagttaaataaaaagctaaaataaattttcatgtaaataggattaagtaaataattatctgttttttctctttttaccCTTAACCTATTCAGTGAAGTGATgaactaagggtgagtttggatgggtgattgggtgcggtgcggtgcgtttagcttactttttgtctcacgctatagtatctaatctcaccgccaccgctatttttacactaaccgcaggtaaacgcaccgcccatccaaactcaccctaagtaTTCCACATTTGtgcatataaaaaattagggtATTAAATAGTGCATAAACCTGGCAATTTAATCATGTCGATACATTTGACCCGgcaaaatttaatgttataaaGGTGTAAgacattcattttctttttaatgattacAATTTTATAAGCAAAAGGCACAAAACGAACGGCAATAATCTaataaaatttaggtaaaaatatcataaaaactTTTATATTAGAGGTCGAGTTGCATTTTATTCTCTAtactaaaaaatgaataaattagtttCTATACGTTAAATCAAATAgcaaactaaatttttttttaaaattcgtctatttttactattaaaaacttgTCACTATATGTCAACATAAGGTGTACATGACATGCCATGTGTCAGTATCCAGttatttcatcaaccatgtaaatttttaacagtaaatattgataaatttttaacagaaatgattTGTTTAGTTTTTGGCCTAATGTAcagagactaatttgctcattttattaagtaaatgaGACAAAATGCGATCCGACTCCTAATACAAGATCTCAATATACCTTTACCTGCGAAGGATGGATGGATATTAATcgataaattgaaaattaaaatcaaacatctCCTACTTATTAAGGCTATTTTACCAATCATATCCTAAGTTATGGATCGAAGAAAATGTGTATTTGATACTAAAAAACTAGAAAACCTTCAAAATACTCCATCTTGAATGTGAAAAGAAATCCCCACGTTTCAGtataattcctttttttttcttttaatttgaaaagttgTAATTTAGCACACTTAGGATTAATTTTAACCTAaagaattttcattaattagaataataaagCACATTTTCATGAAATCGCTCATGCAATCATATTCATACGTATCATTTACGTAATATTTCCATTTTCTATGATTCTTCAGCAAGAAAGAGAAGACTCGATGAAGTATATGTTTACAATATCATAAATTGTCAAAAACATGTAGATGTGGTAATGTTTTCATCGAGTTGTGGACGTATATGTGTGTGCTTGTGccaatgaaaatatgaaatacgAGCTATGTCATCAAAACCAGGGGAAGCCTTATTGTCTGTTCTTCATCAAAGTTGAAAGTTTTGAACAGGGTAATATGAACAGTCATTATCATcagaaataataaagaaaactGTTAGATATTAACCGTAGGAAAAATCAAGATTGAAGCAAAATAAGCTATTAAACAACATAGTTGACAACGACAAGTTTGGTAAGGCAATCTAGTAACCTTTTTTAACTAATGTGTGTTGATAGGACTCAGAGGTGAGTGTCAGAAAAGGATGTCGAATATGGGCACTCAAGGAAACATAAAAAGATCTATCAAAGGATGTTAAAAGTTGAAACATGCACCATAACAATCTGTAAACCATGAATTGTCAAGATGCCCATACACTGTTTTCTTCTAACACATGACATTGCTCCATATTGCCACAAGTCTTAATTTTTGTTGATGTACCGGAGTCTAAAATCCATATTTGACGTGTATCCGGACATGAGTATGGGGATAATCCTCTAAAGACCGGATATATAGAAaacctttttttcaaaaaataaaagtaaaagaacatACCAATGCAAAACGCGCACCGCACACCCCATCCACGCCTCAACCAAGTCCAAGCAATAAAGACAACACTCAATCAATAATAGTAACATTATATACTAGGAACAAAGACAAACGAAATACAGAATCTCATTTCACTTTACTAAACGTCTAATGATACTTTGtgcaaaaacaaatgaatttatTGAACTCGTGATGATAAAAAAGTACATAGTATTGAGAAGGGATGCTTCCCAGTAACCAATATCCTGGCAGAGTTGCAGTATGATTTACATCATTAAATAGATTTGTAGCAGTAAAACAAAAGATGCCATAGAATTCTACAACATAACCACTCATATACCAACGGATTATTATCACTCCGCCAGCAACTTTAAACACTTACGATATGTCTATTCAATGTAAATAAGGAAATGAACATTAGAATTGAATCATAGAACTAACATGGGTCAGCATTCAAAACCACTTGTTGGAGTTGTAGTGTATAGAAGAAGAGCAAACAATACCTACTGAGCAGCATCTTCAGGGAATCTAGCATCGAAAGGGGCCGAAGGGTGGGCATGAGTCGCTGCACCACCAGCATTTCCCGAACCATGCTGCAGCTCAATCACAAGCCACCGTACAGCTTTACTCATCTGCTCCAAACGAACGGCACTGATGGGAGGAAGGCCGGTTGAGTGCTGCCCCGACTTCCCAGCCATATAGCCAGTGGCTTCATCGACAAGGCACTCGGATCCAATCCTTTGTTTGATGGACTCGACGAACTCCTCAGCTTGATCACAAGCCACTCTGAATAATTCCCATTTCTGCTTGAAGTTCTCCAAGGCAGCATCGGTGGCTGCCGTCTTTTGGGCAGCTGAAGATTCCTTAGTTTCGAGAACATGAGCTGCCGCACCAACAAATTCTTGGTAGGCGCTGTTTAAGGAATCTACTATGTTGTCCATTACTCTTCAATTCCTTGTAACTATCAATTCAATAACAAAAACCTTGAATTAATTTCCATATCTAGATTATACGAACATACCAAAATTACAAGTGTAGggtaaagaaatcaaataatccCGAAATAGAACCAAATAATTAGCAATTAATGGGATACCTGGAAATTCAATTGTCGTTGATTGAGAATCCTAAAAAGAAAACCAGAAAAAAGGAACGAGATTTTACTACAGCCGCCGAATGCGGAAGAGAAACTGCCGTAAAATTGGGGAATCACAGTGGGCTTTTGTTCGGAATTCGGATACTAGATCATTAAGTCATTTGCTTCGCTTATTTTTGGGCTGATACATCtatgtataaataaaagatttcGCTTATTTTGGgctgtataaataaaatatttaaatatgtattaaatgtagtgtatttaataaaaatattttcaataatactTATTATcagcaatttttttatttgattatctaaatacatttgaaaaataatttgcgttacattttaaaaatatttaaaaatattttaatattaaaaattgatttaatgaaaaatacattttaaaaatatttatttttagaaaaagtaaattaaagTCGTGACTAGTGTTCAAATTcggttaaaattgaattaactgATCGAACTAATCTAATTCATTTAATCGTTCGGTTAACCGATCTAGTTCATTCAGAGGtcgattaaatattttttggaattttagttAAGGGTTAATTTGATTCGAAATCGAGTAATTCACCGAATTAactgaacttaataaataatattatatattatatgtattaggCTATTAGCCCACTGTTTACCCACGCCCCAACCACCGGCCCACCCCAGCACTCCTACCCAGCCAATATACATTTAATAAATCTAACCCAAtcctaaaaactaaaattaatttaataaaaaatcctaaaaacaaaaaaaaatcaaaaatctcTAACCCTATTTTGATTTCTGGTATCCCAAAATTGAAAATCCTTTGAAATCTCCCAAAATCCATATTGTCGATAGCCCAACATCGACAACACACTCACCACCAATCACCACCATCCGACATGCACGTAATCCTCCAAGAAGATCTCTTATGAAATCCCTAAACAAGTAACCATAAATCCTTAATCCCTAATCTCATCTccccaaattaaaaatcatctGAAATCTCCCAAATTCCCTATTACCGACAACCACCAGTCACCATTGTTCGGTGTCCACCAGGTCACTATCATCGTATTAATATTGACTTTGATATCTCCTTTGTATTTATTCCCATCTATTTTTGCTAGTTCTTTCTAGAAAGTATAGAGAAATCGATAGTTATGttcataaatttgatatttccTCTATTTTTCTCTCTGTTTCTCTTATCAAGTGTATTGTGGTTGTGCTCTGCTTTTGTTTTTCGGGAAAAAgctcatctttttttttttcatttttgttaaacAAGTATTCTTGATCCCAGtgaaaaacccaaaaccaacaAATCTTTTACCCAGAGATTATGGGTTTctgttgaaataaataaaaagaaaaaactttgaaaatgtatgaatatcttattaagtggatgtctatCATGATCAAGAAAaagttttaatgtattttaaattataatagttattagaattagatctctacttctttttaacatgaatgataaaaaatttatgatcttctaaaattttatttattcatataaaatgaataggtataaataaaacatatattaaacataacaaataataaatttatgttactaataaattattgtggttagataatatatttttatatatcataccacaacaaaatacaaattattataatgtcaaattaaaataactttacaactataaaagtttaaacataaacattttcTAACATCCACCTCTTATGACACaatttcatctcaaattttacaatgatatgaaattatacCGAGAAGCTAAATATCCTAAAGTTCATGACAAGTAAGTACTTTTACTCACATTCCGCAATAATCATATatcttaatcaaaatcaaaattaaaccaatcaattctattaaaatgaaaaaaatatctttACATAAAAATCACAATAACTAAATGTGTGAAGGGTTTTATAAATCCATTGAGATACGGATAGTGAATTATACAAATTGAactttttaatagaaatcaaatcaaatttcaaaagaagttgaTTAGATTGACTTATGTTACCATGGATGAGAAGTAGTGATTATAAACATCCTTTGTAATGAAGAAAAGATATCATCCCCAAGCAAATATCAAAAGTAATTAAACTTTGAgagtgaatcttacttctcgaTTTCATATAGATAACGATATCAAATCTTTCACTATCCTtaagaacaaaaagtaaaataagttaatcaaaaCAATGATATCGTATAATGAaaggagaatgaaaaataataatcgatattaaacattaaataaaagaaacttcctGTAAAAACTTTACATCTTGCTGTCAAAGATATTGAAAATCATGGAGGATAAATTTGATCGTCAATAAAAGGAACTATCACTTTGAGCAAGATTATGCCgataacatgttataaaatacTTCAATGCCAAGACTTagtgaaaaacttcatatttttatttcacttttgcAAAAATACTTCAATTGCACCCTTattggctttatacctttagatatttggactactggtccaaaaactccacgaatttaattgtacttgagttgcgtctttttattttaatcagtTTATtctatatctatatttctcaataaatttattcaggatcctccttttatttcattatttcaataataatattgcatgcaaaatcattgccgaccacttttattattcggtTCCACATTTTCTTAAAtcgacataacttatcgagatatcttattttcattattttaaaataatattacgaATCTCTTcgaagttttacttattagttatg harbors:
- the LOC128035353 gene encoding uncharacterized protein LOC128035353, whose protein sequence is MALGFHQLVLRMRFDNSIIPNFNSFKEFTGCDDDQVLLAYKNDSIILTRKFQSVFAPNLAILKESGVPESTIIVELVLHPRIFSVKPDKFRGIVEEVKKLGFDPSKRSFLTAVQAFLQLSKSTWERKIDLLKQWGWSNEEVVSAFEKYPKTMMFSEQKISAIMSLFVDKMGWKSSYIAKRPVLLAYNLERRIIPRCLVLQALLSKGLIQKFSLNFLVESTEKKFLQRFVIPYKDPYLLKPYEQKLGLPE
- the LOC105762752 gene encoding uncharacterized protein LOC105762752 isoform X2 yields the protein MDFSNESRVLHRCSAQIGNLLLLSLWHLVHSIISICNFTLDIANVLESYLISSGLLGRYKSLHIAKLRYLAIVIESEEAYQTSKIIELLQWLEAVGVKHVCLYDKEGILKKSKDFILENLDGAIWFQDAHENNVLLDQQHMTLEFVSFSDGKEAVAKAANVLFMKYSKSGVTDQNQKEKIFTESQMSEALKTVGSGGPEPDLLLVYGPARCHLGFPAWRIKYTEIVHMGPLKSMNYGSLIKAIYKFTMVRQNYGK
- the LOC105762752 gene encoding uncharacterized protein LOC105762752 isoform X1; translated protein: MDFSNESRVLHRCSAQVLDIGNLLLLSLWHLVHSIISICNFTLDIANVLESYLISSGLLGRYKSLHIAKLRYLAIVIESEEAYQTSKIIELLQWLEAVGVKHVCLYDKEGILKKSKDFILENLDGAIWFQDAHENNVLLDQQHMTLEFVSFSDGKEAVAKAANVLFMKYSKSGVTDQNQKEKIFTESQMSEALKTVGSGGPEPDLLLVYGPARCHLGFPAWRIKYTEIVHMGPLKSMNYGSLIKAIYKFTMVRQNYGK
- the LOC105762754 gene encoding mediator of RNA polymerase II transcription subunit 32 — encoded protein: MDNIVDSLNSAYQEFVGAAAHVLETKESSAAQKTAATDAALENFKQKWELFRVACDQAEEFVESIKQRIGSECLVDEATGYMAGKSGQHSTGLPPISAVRLEQMSKAVRWLVIELQHGSGNAGGAATHAHPSAPFDARFPEDAAQ